One window of Anaerotignum faecicola genomic DNA carries:
- a CDS encoding 4'-phosphopantetheinyl transferase family protein, producing the protein MNGILYMDVSVFEDVLLYEKGKTLLSAERRMYIEKLKNPKTARLSLGAGVLLFFALQKCNYTEQLEKIKKTPLGKPYLKGIDFQFNLSHSGTYALCAYSNRNIGADLQQIKEKLPEKTEKILSKDETSFLTKFTQPEQTQLFYRLWARKESLIKWDGRGLRLPLQEISFIKNGTLTDILEWEDKTLYFKEYPKINEKYAVCICKEGTDFARNAEEITAEMLKIF; encoded by the coding sequence ATGAACGGTATTTTGTATATGGATGTATCTGTTTTTGAGGATGTTCTGTTATATGAAAAAGGGAAAACACTGCTTTCCGCAGAACGTAGGATGTATATTGAAAAGCTGAAAAATCCGAAGACGGCAAGACTCTCTTTGGGTGCAGGTGTGCTGTTGTTTTTTGCTTTGCAGAAATGCAATTATACAGAGCAGCTAGAGAAAATCAAAAAAACACCCTTGGGAAAGCCATATTTGAAGGGAATTGATTTTCAGTTCAACCTGTCTCATTCGGGAACGTATGCGCTTTGTGCTTACAGTAACAGGAATATCGGTGCGGATTTACAGCAGATAAAAGAGAAGCTTCCCGAAAAAACCGAAAAAATCTTGTCGAAGGACGAAACATCTTTTCTGACAAAATTTACGCAGCCGGAACAAACACAGCTGTTTTATCGACTTTGGGCAAGAAAGGAAAGCCTTATTAAATGGGATGGCAGGGGACTTCGCTTGCCCTTGCAGGAAATTTCTTTTATCAAAAACGGAACCCTGACAGACATTTTGGAATGGGAGGATAAGACCTTATATTTCAAGGAATATCCGAAAATCAACGAGAAATACGCTGTTTGCATCTGTAAAGAGGGCACAGATTTTGCGCGGAATGCA